The window AAAATAATCTCAGAAGGTCAAGAACGTTGAGAGGTTTTCGATAGTGTTAACCTATGGTAAAAGGTGGTTTGACAATTTGTTGACTGTGTTGAGGGACTTCACTCTatagaaaaggtgtgtgtgtgtgtgtgtgtgtgtgtgtgtgtgtgtgtgtgtgtgtgtgtgtgtgtgtgtgtgtgtgtgtgtgtgtggacatacCCACAGCAAGGCCTGGATCACTGTTCATTGTTTGCACAATTTCCATCCCCTGTGTTTTGAAACACATAGGACAAACATGTTAGAAACTATAAAGggaagaaaataagaaaaatgtgaaCATGTGAGCTACTTTCAGTCCTGGGCTTTTTGAACTGGCCAACTAGGATATTAATGTCCAGGCTAAAGCTCAGGCAACTGTGGTAGCACACCAGATCTCTGCTTCTGTCATTTCAACCATCAGCTGTCAGGACCTCAGCCTTGAGGTGCTGTTATTATAGTTAGGTAAGCAGCTGAGAGCTGGCTGTCAGAACTGGTTTACTGCACTTGCAGTGATTGATAAGTCTCTGACCCACAGAAGTGCTGAGTCACCTGGTTCAGAACCACCCAGTTAGGATCAATCTGGGCGTCGCCTTCAGGGTCCAGCACGACAGTCTGATACGCCCTGAAGTCTGTCAGCGTGATCTCTGCGTTCTCGGGGCAGTTGTCAATCCTGTCAATCACCTTGTCCTGGTCAAAATCCGACTCGCAAATATCACCCATGCCGTCATCTGTAGACACAAGTTTGAAACGGATTAATATGTGGGAAGCCGTCCAGGACACATCTGTtcttccctgcctctctgatTTATTCAggtttgaatatgaatatagGCTATAGGACTTAATTACTGCTATTTTAGTTAACATAACACTTCAGTTACAGTATGTACCCCAAACATTTAAATACCTTGAATGTGGGATATTAATATGCATATGCGAATCGAATTTTGCATAAATTAATATTCAGCCTATTTACAGTTATTCAACTAGTAAGTGCAATTTTTGCCTTACAGGCAAATAATTTTGTTTCCctcaaacatttgttttttaaatatcaaaCTTTTCTCACTGGCATTTGATGCAGAACCATGTGCGGTTATGAGATTGTCGTGCAACCGGGGAtgttttaagtctttttttgaGACTTTTGGTTTGGAGTCTTACTTCGAGATTCTTGTTGAAATTTCTAGAAATGAGGGGAACAGGGCACATGGCACTTACGGTTGTCATCCATCTGGTCAGGGTTGGGCACCAGGCGGCAGTTGTCAGGGCCCGGAGGCAGAACGTCAGGGATACCGTCGTTATCGTCGTCGTCATCACACTCATCACCCAGACCGTCTTTATCGGTGTCTAGCTGGGAACTGTTTATCACCAGTGGACAATTGTCCTTCGAATCCTGGTGCCCATCACCATCGCTGCATAACACATACCACACAGACTTTCAAGTTGTTATTTTGCATTCCAAAGTAAATCACAAGAATGATTCAGATATAGTGGTGTTGCGTGGATGTTAGATCACACAGACATTTTCATTTCGTTGACAGCAGTTGGATGTAAATTTTGGCACTCTTATCCAGGGTAAGttgcatatatttatcagtatgacagaaTGGGTGTTTCCTGGGAATCAAACAAAGGCCTTGATGTTACTAGCAACGTCCTCTACCTGCTCAGTCAGGTGAGTTACAGGAGTGCGCTGTGTGTAAAGAGTAATCTGACTGTACGTCTCTGTCcacatacatatgtaattaCAGGGTTGTTAGGGAAACAGGGATTAAGTATAAAGTTAGAAATGGTATTTGCAGAATGCCGGAAAGACAAAGGATGTTGGCCTGCCATACCTGTCCTGATTCGTGTCGCAAGAGTCTCCAACAAGGTCATTATCAATGTCCGACTACAAGGGAAAAGGCAAGGAATGGGTTGAATGGTTTACTCCTTTCCCGTTCGGTGGTGTGGTGGGAACATCAGTTATTGGAAATATTACTGGGGTGGTCCTCACTTAGGATTGATGGCAAGAGGCATCAATTACCTTGTTAAGGTTATTGATGAAATATTGGTTGTTTTGAAAATATGTCTGATCAAATGCCAGGTGATTTGTGGAAAATAATTGTGGTTTTGGAATAGCGTGCCTGATTGGGATTGGGAATGTCCAGGCAGCTGTCACAGGCATCTCCCACTCCGTCGCCATCCCGGTCCCGCTGATTCCGGTTCTTTACACGCTGGCAATTATCCAGAAAGTTTTTCACACCTGGAAACCCATTAGAAAATGTATGAGAATCACATCAGAGGCACAGTTTGGGTTCATAATGCTAATTATTAACAGCACTCTGACGCACAAAACCTGGAAGCCAGACCTGCGTCCAGGTCTGTAATTCTCAAAGGTCACTGCATAACTGAGAGGAGAAGCTTTTAGAACTCAGAAgagaagctctgtgtgtgtgtgtgtgactatttCTCACCATCGCCATCCATATCATCATCACATGCATCCCCAAGGCCATCTAAATCTGTGTCCCGCTGGTCTGGGTTCTCCACAGTAACACAGTTGTCACATGCATCACCATGGCTATCCTTATCACTGTTCGTCTGCCGTACGTTCGGCTTCAGCCAGCAGTTATCctaatgcacaaacacatttacacacattcacatgcaacAGTCACATTATTAAATACACCTTGTAAATGTACAGTTAGAGTCTATAACTCATCTGCTGCCATTTCTAAATCTGTGTTAGACATCCACTCTTCTAGTTGGAGAGCGGCAATAGACGTCTGTTTTGAGGTCATGTCACAGCTGTGTAATGGAGTTATGATCAGGACACTTGATGAGATCTCTCACTTTTCGTCCCTTTAAGTCATTCCAGTGTTGCTTTGGTGCATTGTCCACTTGAAAAGTTctactttttttctcttcagtcCACAAGAACATCTTTCATGTGACGTTTTGCAAATTCTTCATGGCAAATAATAAACGTGTGCATGCAAAGTTTGTTTTCTTGCGACCCTTCTATAAAAGCCATTTTTTGCAACACCTTGGAAATTGTTGATGCATGAACACCACCCTCGGTCGCAGACACTGAACACCACCCTCGGTCGCAGACACTGAACACCACCCTCGGTCGCAGACACTGAACACCACCCTCGGTCGCAGACACTGAACACCACCCTCGGTCGCAGACACTGAACACCACCCTCGGTCGCAGACACTGAACACCACCCTCGGTCGCAGACACTGAACACCACCCTCGGTCGCAGACACTGAACACCACCCTCGGTCGCAGACACTGAACACCACCCTCGGTCGCAGACACTGAACACCACCCTCGGTCGCAGACACTGAACACCACCCTCGGTCGCAGACACTGAACACCACCCTCGGTCGCAGACACTGAACACCACCCTCGGTCGCAGACACTGAACACCACCCTCGGTCGCAGACACTGAACACCACCCTCGGTCACAGACCAGACGCTGAACACCACCCTCGGTCGCAGACACTGAACACCACCCTCGGTCACAGACCAGACGCTGAACACCACCCTCGGTCACAGACCAGACGCTGAACACCACCCTCGGTCACAGACACTACTCAGTCAGAGTGATATGTGATGATACAGTAGCCAATTTAACAAGtgcactgtgtgctgtgtgctgggtgCTGCCAGACCTTGGCATTGTGGCTGTAGGTTAATATTTTTTCCATCTCTTAATGATAGACTGAACTGAAGTTCAAGGAATATTCAGTAATGAAGGGTTTGTTCACTATTActagtgtaatagtgtagtgtaggacTGTAATGAAGAATGTACTGTTGGAGTGTAGTGTAGACGTGTAGCGTTGGAATttagtagtgtagtgttggagtgtagtgtaagtgtagtgtagATGTGTAGTGTAAGAGTGTAGTGTAGATGTGTGGTGTCAGAGTTTAATGTAAGAGTTTAGTGTAAAAGTGTAGTATAGGAGTACTCTGTGGCTACATGTTTGAGTGGGAAACTCTTCTAAGGAAAAGTGTGTCTCAGTTTGCAGTTAATTTTGGAAGGTGGTTTGTGGGTCTGAGTTTATTTTGTGCTGGACATAAGGTGGCAGTGAGCTGAAGTACATTAAGCTTTCTCTGCATTTGGTTCTTAAATTTGAGCCATTTAGCTATGAACCAACTGTACTGCCATCTGTTAATGAGttgttcatctgtgtgtgtgtgtgtgtgtgtgtgtgtgtgtacctgctcatTCAGTATTCCATCCCCGTCAGCGTCTGGGTCACATGCATCACCCCATCCATCTGAATCCGCATCCTCTTGTCCCGAATTTGGCACCGTAACACAGTTATCCTaaaatagaaacacacacacacacacacgcttaacATGACGTTATCACAACCCTCAGCATGCTCCTGTCATGTGgtgctgttgtcatggttaccttCTTGCAGGCGGGGTCTTTGCAGCGAAGCTTCTGGTCAGGGTATCCGTCGATGTCAGTGTCTCTACCACAGAGATATCCATTTCCAGCCCAGCCGAtcccacactacacacacacacacacacacacacacacacacacacacacacttaaaatgaCGTATACTTAAGcctttttataataataatgtacatcatacatcatgcaggtgtgtatgtgtgtgtgtgtgtgtgtgtgtgtgtgtgtgtgggtgtgtgtgggtgtgtgtttgtgtgtgcgggtgtgagcATGAGTGTTACCTGGCAGGTGATCGTTCCATCGCGTTCCTCAAAGCACTGAGCATTGGAGTCACAGGGGTTCTGCAGACGGTTTCCACAGCTTCTCTCTGGCTTGCAGCCTCTCACCTGGTCACCTATGAAACCTGTCTTACAGCCTCCACAGTGGTATGAGCCCTACGCACAGTATTTAAGttgttttagttttatgttttgattagatgttattttttaaatttgattagCGTGAAACAACTGACTGGACCACAAACAGTTAATAAAGTAGCTGGTGCTACTGAGTTACAATAAGGAGTGTCAGGTATTACCATAGAGTTACAATAAGGAGTGTCAGGTATTACCATAGAGTTACAATAAGGAGTGTCAGGTATTACCATAGCGTTACAATAAGGAGTGTCAGGTATTACCATAGAGTTACAATAAGGAGTGTCAGGTATTACCTTAGAGTTACAATAAGGAGTGTCAGGTATTACCATAGCGTTACAATAAGGAGTGTCAGGTATTACCATAGAGTTACAATAAGGAGTGTCAGGTATTACCATAGAGTTCAGGCACACTGAGTTGGCTGCACAACCTCCATTATTTGGTCCCTTACACTCATCGATGTCATTACAGACCTGTAGTTATAGAGACAaacaggtgaacacacacacaataatagaATAAATGACAACCATAAGACCTCATTCACAagaaagcaaactaaaaatgtcacacacacacacacacacacacagacacggacactgacttgtttgtgtgtctgtgcaaaaTCTACTCCCACGCCTTCAAGCGCCAGGCCAGAGTATCCAAGAGGGCACTGCTCACAGCGGAAGCCGGGAGCTGTGTTCACACACCGCACACCCAGGAAACATGGGTTAAACTGgcactgtaaaacacacacacacacacaccgcacacccAGGAAACATGGGTTAAACTGgcactgtaaaacacacacacacgcgcacacacacacacatacacagacaccgCACACCCAGGAAACATGGGTTAAACTGgcactgtaacacacacgcacacacacacacacacacacacagtactgttcGGTCCCTTACCTCATTGACGTCATCGCAGCTGTACCCGTCTCCTGTATATCCATCAGGGCAGGGGCCACACTCCACCCCTTCCTCTGTCTCAACGCATGTATCGTCACGGAAACACAAACCAGGAGTGCACTTCTGCTTCACCACTGTCCCGCCCAGCCCTGTAAGCGCAGCCCAACGTACACGTGCGTCCGATGAACACCGCTACTCGTCAACCAACCATGTGCACcggtttttctgtttttaagatTACTTGGTAAACATTGAGTTGTGTTGATCTGGGAAGCTTTAGCACTATCTGAGATCACAAGCGCCCCCTGCTGTACACTCCTGCTTATTCATGTAATTACCAATAGTGTTGGGGCATAGAAGACTGAAGCTTACTGCATTCTCTGGGAATAACAGGTCCTCTGTTTCTGGTCCTCTGGGAATAAACCGTGCCCTTAgctttcagggtttttttttttccggaCCGGAGTTTAGAGCGTTTGAGAAGCCAGAAGTGCCAAGAGTGGACTGGCTGCGTTTCTAAACATTAAAGCCgtcctctctctgacacagccGCATGACACTATGTTTTAGAACGTGTCTTACCGCAAGCCTGACATTCGGAGATTGTGTTTCTTAGAAAGGAGG is drawn from Electrophorus electricus isolate fEleEle1 chromosome 22, fEleEle1.pri, whole genome shotgun sequence and contains these coding sequences:
- the thbs4b gene encoding thrombospondin-4-B isoform X2, with amino-acid sequence MADRMFLAVVFLILSLNLAVDAQSTVYNLLTSPDCLPDLLHGALAEQGVTELFLLATFRLQPRTGTTVFSLYDPRDNTKYLEFIVMGKLNKASLRYLRSDHRMATVTFNNLKLADGEKHGLLFHLKGLEVPGQGAIPPGQGELPVPRLELYLDCRLVETLRDLPAVFNGIDSNQGVELKTMQGKAQEELEELKLAYGDTFENVASLQNCHTHQSDSVQTLGLNTKQLTNQMLELTKVINELKDVLIQQVKETSFLRNTISECQACGLGGTVVKQKCTPGLCFRDDTCVETEEGVECGPCPDGYTGDGYSCDDVNECQFNPCFLGVRCVNTAPGFRCEQCPLGYSGLALEGVGVDFAQTHKQVCNDIDECKGPNNGGCAANSVCLNSMGSYHCGGCKTGFIGDQVRGCKPERSCGNRLQNPCDSNAQCFEERDGTITCQCGIGWAGNGYLCGRDTDIDGYPDQKLRCKDPACKKDNCVTVPNSGQEDADSDGWGDACDPDADGDGILNEQDNCWLKPNVRQTNSDKDSHGDACDNCVTVENPDQRDTDLDGLGDACDDDMDGDGVKNFLDNCQRVKNRNQRDRDGDGVGDACDSCLDIPNPNQSDIDNDLVGDSCDTNQDSDGDGHQDSKDNCPLVINSSQLDTDKDGLGDECDDDDDNDGIPDVLPPGPDNCRLVPNPDQMDDNHDGMGDICESDFDQDKVIDRIDNCPENAEITLTDFRAYQTVVLDPEGDAQIDPNWVVLNQGMEIVQTMNSDPGLAVGYTAFSGVDFEGTFHVNTVTDDDYAGFIFGYQDSSSFYVVMWKQTEQTYWQATPFRAVAEPGIQLKAVKSKSGPGEHLRNSLWHTGDTNDQVRLLWKDPRNVGWKDKVSYRWNLQHRPQIGYIRVRFYEGSELVADSGVTIDTTMRGGRLGVFCFSQENIIWSNLKYRCNDTIPEDFQDFSPQQVLYPL
- the thbs4b gene encoding thrombospondin-4-B isoform X1, translating into MADRMFLAVVFLILSLNLAVDAQSTVYNLLTSPDCLPDLLHGALAEQGVTELFLLATFRLQPRTGTTVFSLYDPRDNTKYLEFIVMGKLNKASLRYLRSDHRMATVTFNNLKLADGEKHGLLFHLKGLEVPGQGAIPPGQGELPVPRLELYLDCRLVETLRDLPAVFNGIDSNQGVELKTMQGKAQEELEELKLAYGDTFENVASLQNCHTHQSDSVQTLGLNTKQLTNQMLELTKVINELKDVLIQQVKETSFLRNTISECQACGLGGTVVKQKCTPGLCFRDDTCVETEEGVECGPCPDGYTGDGYSCDDVNECQFNPCFLGVRCVCVCVLQCQFNPCFLGVRCVNTAPGFRCEQCPLGYSGLALEGVGVDFAQTHKQVCNDIDECKGPNNGGCAANSVCLNSMGSYHCGGCKTGFIGDQVRGCKPERSCGNRLQNPCDSNAQCFEERDGTITCQCGIGWAGNGYLCGRDTDIDGYPDQKLRCKDPACKKDNCVTVPNSGQEDADSDGWGDACDPDADGDGILNEQDNCWLKPNVRQTNSDKDSHGDACDNCVTVENPDQRDTDLDGLGDACDDDMDGDGVKNFLDNCQRVKNRNQRDRDGDGVGDACDSCLDIPNPNQSDIDNDLVGDSCDTNQDSDGDGHQDSKDNCPLVINSSQLDTDKDGLGDECDDDDDNDGIPDVLPPGPDNCRLVPNPDQMDDNHDGMGDICESDFDQDKVIDRIDNCPENAEITLTDFRAYQTVVLDPEGDAQIDPNWVVLNQGMEIVQTMNSDPGLAVGYTAFSGVDFEGTFHVNTVTDDDYAGFIFGYQDSSSFYVVMWKQTEQTYWQATPFRAVAEPGIQLKAVKSKSGPGEHLRNSLWHTGDTNDQVRLLWKDPRNVGWKDKVSYRWNLQHRPQIGYIRVRFYEGSELVADSGVTIDTTMRGGRLGVFCFSQENIIWSNLKYRCNDTIPEDFQDFSPQQVLYPL